A DNA window from Porites lutea chromosome 6, jaPorLute2.1, whole genome shotgun sequence contains the following coding sequences:
- the LOC140941262 gene encoding transcription initiation factor TFIID subunit 7-like produces MSSKSKFDGSELENQFILRVPQVYASGLRHAIQNDSLKERLSIEFQADHRHATVRFDGAALSAKLLDLPCIIESHKTVDNRSFYKTADICQMLVCSEDDSTREEISPKKESKKFIWNHGITGPLKNVRKRRFRKTAKKKVVESPEIEKEVKRLLRTDLSASNVSFEVLQDEEKADENVVSDADILNSSMPSPLSRDPGKDSVSDDEDRNELFAILQEASSDEQDEADTQQEDDGDDNEVNVDVEMEESASNSFGESENHCQALLDSAREKLRQIQAARTEQERRIEEASNLFLKQRFEKALEEIKSQEAKQELEVSRLEADAFSKP; encoded by the coding sequence ATGTCCTCTAAATCGAAGTTTGATGGAAGTGAACTGGAAAATCAATTTATTCTTCGTGTACCTCAGGTATATGCATCCGGACTCCGACACGCAATCCAAAATGACTCACTTAAAGAGAGGCTCTCGATTGAATTTCAAGCCGATCATAGACACGCCACAGTGAGGTTTGATGGAGCAGCTTTATCGGCAAAGCTTTTGGATTTACCATGCATAATAGAGTCTCATAAAACTGTGGACAACAGGAGCTTTTACAAGACTGCAGACATCTGCCAAATGCTTGTTTGCTCTGAAGATGACAGCACAAGAGAGGAGATATCCCCTAAGAAAGAATCTAAGAAATTTATTTGGAATCATGGGATAACAGGCCCACTTAAAAATGTTCGGAAACGAAGATTTCGAAAAACAGCTAAGAAGAAGGTTGTGGAATCTCCAGAGATTGAAAAAGAGGTAAAACGTTTGCTTAGGACTGATCTTAGTGCTTCTAATGTCAGCTTTGAGGTACTACAAGACGAGGAAAAAGCAGATGAGAATGTGGTGTCTGATGCTGACATACTGAACAGTTCTATGCCTTCACCACTGTCCCGGGACCCAGGGAAAGATAGTGTTAGCGATGATGAAGACAGGAATGAACTTTTTGCCATCCTCCAGGAGGCTAGTAGTGATGAGCAAGATGAGGCTGATACTCAGCAGGAAGATGATGGAGATGATAATGAGGTTAATGTTGATGTAGAAATGGAGGAAAGTGCTTCCAATTCTTTTGGAGAAAGTGAAAATCATTGTCAAGCTTTGTTAGATTCAGCAAGAGAGAAACTGAGACAGATTCAAGCAGCTCGTACAGAGCAGGAGAGGCGCATTGAAGAAGCCTCTAATCTGTTTCTGAAACAACGATTTGAGAAAGCTTTAGAGGAGATAAAATCTCAGGAGGCCAAACAAGAACTAGAGGTTTCAAGGCTCGAAGCTGATGCTTTCTCTAAGCCATGA